tcggttcccagcacccatatggtgtgCAACCCCAGTTTCAgatgatctgacgccctcttctggtctccatagccATTGAATGTGtgtgacacacaaacatacattcagataaaatacttatacacacaaaataaaagtggaTAGCAgacctcttttctctttgtgtggtCCTAGAGCTGCAGGTCCTGTACTCAGCtactgtctcctcctccctcctccctcctccctcttccctcctccccagccccgtGCTCCGCTCATCTTGGACTTCAGCACATGTCCCCAGCCCAGACCTTCTGCTCTTGCTTCTCCTCGCCCCAGCAGCCCTCCAGTTCTCCTCCTGAAACTTCTGAGGTGCTCTCATCACCTCCTTCGGCTCCTGCTCTGATTGGTGTCACCGGCTTGCTCCTGGCTCCACTGTTCGTGGCTCAATTAGGGACCCTCACCCTCTGACAACCCACACATTTCCCTAGTGTgtccacctcccacccctaccccatgcacacatacttacTTACCAGCATCAGGATCCTACACCAGGGACCTCTTACCCTTCTCATCCTTCCCACCCGACCCTGCCCAGGAACATTGGGGCTCCAGAGGGCTATTGCCACACAGACACACGGGAGATCTCATGAGGGAGATGTGCCTACCCCAGAGGGCAGCTCTCTCCATCCACACGCACACCacttctgcctccagcttctgcTCTCTCGCAGGAAGTAGCCAGCCTGGTGCCAAGTATCCCCAACTACATCCCCAAAATTCTCAGACACTGCCAGCCTCCAGCTGTCAGCCTGGCCCCGGCTGGCGGGCGCCTGGTCCTGGCATAGCAACTAGGGTGTAATTAGAAACCCGCTAGCTCCCTAATTGCCAGTTCTGAACTGTCCTTGTTACCCGCTGCCCGGGGCACACATAGAGGAAAAGGCTGAGGGCTGAGCCAGGCTGGCATGGAGGTAGACCTAGTAGGCCTAGAGAGGACTGGCATGTGGCCAGGGACCAAACGTGGCACAGAGAGGGTTCAGTGCAATCTGCCCCATGGGTGCCTCCCAGCCACATCCACTTGCCCAGAACTGTGACGTCAAACCAGCCCGGCCCATTCATTCTTTATTCAGGTGGCATAAAAATCACTACAAAAACTTTACAAAAGAGTCTTGGGAGCTAAAGGGGCCCTTCCTTGCCTCAGTCCCCGAGCTTCCTGGCAGGGGAGGacaagagagagatgaaggaggaAGACTCCTGGCAGTGTTGGCATCTCCAAAAACCAGAGGGGTGACTTGGGTGGGTGGACACGGGTTGGGGACCTGAATGTCTTCAGCAAAGGACACCAGAGACAGGGTAGGTCAGCCTCCACCCATGAAGTATAACACCAAGGCCAGTCTAAGCTCGGGAGACCAACACTAGTCTCTCCTTTTCCCACCCAGGGTGTCTGGGATACGTCTAAAGATggcctccccagcctctgcttaCAAATATGGAGGGACTCTAAGTTAGGGACTCACCTGACCTACCTCTAGCCAAAACTGTGTCCACAAGTGCCAGCCCACAAAGGGTCACCCCCTGAGCCCCTTGGGAAGAAAGAAGATTCCCTGTGCCTGCCTTCCTCCAGgccccaccctcacctcctctccccaGGAGCTGCTGCAAAACAGCTCTGATCACTGGTGATGGTCCTTCCGGTCCCACCCTATCCCACAAAGCTGGTTAGAAAGAGTCACAGGAGCTGAGATGCTGACTGATCCAGGTGGGGACTCAGGATGCTGCTGCCCAGGGCCCCTCCTCACTTGGGGGAGCTAAACTGGGGATAGTCTTCCTCCAGGCGGGGTGCAAGTTTCAAGTCAGGACCAAAGGTCTTGTCTCCGTGGAAATCAGCTTTGTCATTCCGGTCTACGAGCCTGTTGTCAGGGGAATCTCgctgttcctggagctggggcAGCGCGCTGGGGTTAGGGTTCCTCACGCTGCCCACAAAGAGGGGCAAGCCGATGGTGTCCTCcatgatgaagaagaggaagggtcGGTTCACAATGAAGGAGGAGAGGGACATTCGATTCATGGCTACGCTGGTAGCTGCGGCCGCCTCCACACCAGCCTCGCTGAGTTCCATGGTAGACTGATGCTGCACGCCAGACACTACCAGATTCTGCTCAGAGATCCCACGCAGGTCTGGGCCCTGGAACAATTCCTGCAGGCCTGCCCAGAACAACGGATGACTGGTCAGTGCTGCCCCAAGGCTATTTGGATGTCCCTGGCATCCTGGCTAAAGGGAACACTTGAACCCAGCGGTTGATCGGAATCTATTAGACCCCAGTCTAGACAACGCTTCTAGAAGCCTTGTTTTGATCAGGATCTGCGCTAGGTACTGGTTTGATATTCTCTGGAGGTAAACTGGAGAGACACCCTCGGACTTACCACTCACACTAGACTGTGAGTACCTGAGTCTCCACGTGCCTGCTCCATTAGACTTTGTGCACGGTGAGCTTTCAGTGCCTAGTGCAGAGCAGCTGTGGCTCTTCACCATGGTGAGCCcagcttctcctcttccctttccaagCTAGCCAGCAAGGTTCAGGTCATCACCCTGACCTCTTTACCTGGGGTTCTTTGATGTGCTCAGTCTCAGGCAGCAAGCAGGGTAGTTCACTCCAATCCACCCCAAGATAGAAGGTCTAGAGGAGCATATCAAATGCTCCCATCCATGAAGCAGGGCCACCTCTGACTCAGGCACGCTGGCAGCTCCCGTACTCTGCCCAGACCACCTGGGGGTACCCTATCCCCAAGCTCCTTACCCAGCTGGCTGAGGGTGGCCACCAGGTCCAGACGCTGTTGCAGATGGAGTTTTGGCAGCCGCACCTTGGTGGGCCTCTCCCGCAGCGAGGGATGGTACAGAGTGTCCCAGGTCAGGTTGGCTAGTACCTCGGACACGTTCCACTCAAAGTAAGTGGGCATCACGACCACAAAGCTCATGTTGTTCTTAAGGGGGAAATGAGCCACCTACAGataagaaaaggagagaacatGAGGACCAGAAAGCCCCTGGACCTTTCTGGAGTCTGGGCCAAAATTACTTCTGTACTTTTGAGACGAGAGCCAGAACTTCAGGGTTAGCTTTCACTTAGCTCATGAAGTGGAGTAATACCACTTGGCCCTTTGCGAGGTGACATGGGACCAAATGAGATAATGCTTTtatacctctgtgtgtgcacacataagcatacatgtTTGTATGGCTGTGAGTGTGTTTGCTCATAGGTGTATGGAGTCAGAAGTAGGTAGACATCAGCTGTCTTCCTACATtgctctccacctttttttttttttttttttttggtgttgccatctttttgttgttgtttcttcgagaaagggtttcctctgtgtagctctggctgtcctggaactcactctgtagaccaggctggcattgaactcacagagatctgcctgcctctgcctcccaagtgctgggattaaaggtgtgctccaccacacccaattgatggctcatcagttaagagcacttactgctggGATTTAAGATGTGTGTAACTACACATAGCTCCATCttttttggacacagggtctcatggatcccaagctggctttgaaatgAAGGtttaggggtggagagatggctcagtggctaagagcactaactacttttccagaaggtcctgagttcaaattccaccaaccacatagtggctcacaatcacccataacaagatctgacaccttcttctggagtgtctggagacaactacagtgtacttacatataataaataaataaatctttttttaaaagataaagaaatgacTATTTGGCCAAGAATGGCTACGTACTTCCAACTCTCTTGCCTCTctgccctgagtgctgggattacagagctGTACAACAAGCCCAAGTTTGTTGTGTTTTAGACAGGGtaatgtaacccaggctgtcctcagacttacTTTGTAATTCAGAACGACCTTGAatgttttttaaggtttatttttatcttatgtgtatgggtattttgcctgagtgtatgtctaTAATGTCCTTGCAGTACCCTCACAGTCCAGAGGAGGGCACCATAtccccctgaactggagttacaggtggttgtgagctgtgtggtgggtgctgggaatcaaaccctggtcctctgcaagagcggccaGTAAGAagtcttcactgctgagccacttctccaccTTGAGCTTTTGATCCTCCTATCTCAATCTAAAAGTACTAGGGATGGCGGATGTACGTCCGTGTGCCTGGTTTATGTGTTGTTAAGGCTTTGTGGGTGTCAGGCATGCACTCAACAACTCAGCTACACATCCCGACAGACTTTGACTTTTCTAGTAGTGTCTTCACTTCAGCCTGAGTTCTCTATCTGCTGTCAGCAAGCTGTACAAACAAGCTATGGTCCCTCCTGTCCTTGCCTCTCAGTTCTCCTCGCAGGTGACAGATAGATGTGGCTACTGGCTTTCAAAATGACTGGTAGAGGAGCCACAGCAAAGAGTAGGAAGCTTGCCCTCGCCTTTCACCCTCACCCAGAGAGTCTGctataaagagattttttttctctctctctctttagacaGGGTCTGGTCATGTGGCCCTAACTATCTTCAACcacagtcttcctgcttcaaccttctgagtgctggggattatGGTGtaagccaccacactcagctcacacgacctttttttaaagaatccgTGCAGTTAGGGCAGCATGGAAATGACCAGGCTCAGGCCTCCCTGGGTACCAGCATGATGCCTGCAGGCAGGTCCTCTGCCAGTGTAAGGATGCGGAGATGGAGCCAGAGAACCTTTCCTCTCTGAACCTCAGTGTCCTACAGTGAGACACTCATGTCCACTGGGAGATATTGTAGTATTCAAGGAAGAAGCAACAGGAAGGTGAGAGCTAAGTAGAGCTGAGCAGGCTTGCATCCTCTCACCACGGGCTACAGAGAAGCCTGGCTGCCCCCTCCACATGGCTCCTCCCTGCAGAACTGGCAATGCTGTGCCCAGCTTGCCTAGTCAAACTAACCAACAGAATGGATGAGCaggtgtggtgccacacacccgggaccccagcactcagacagctggggcaggagagtcatgagttcaatgccagcttgTGTAACATTGTCGGACTCTCGAACAAACAAAACTAGCCCATCGTCCTGTTATCTCAGCCACAGATGATGGGCCCAAGGATCAATACTCTAGCCAAGGAGTCACGATTAGGCTAGAAACAAGGGAAGCCTTAGCTGAGACAGCTTGGCATGGAGCTTCATCCAATCAGAATGTTCAGAGCAGTAAGCTTTGAAACCCAACTCCCATCTATGAAGCACTGTGTGAGAACTCCTATCATCTTCCCTTACGAGCAGGGCCCtggatcccccctcccccccccacgcGCTAAAACCCCAGCACAGTGACCTGGCATGTGACAAAAactcaatatattttctttgagcCAATGAACCTCAAAGAGGCTGTGTCCTGGGTAGACACAGCCTAATAGACCCTTCGGGGGCCACCTACCCCAGGGACCAGACTTTACATCCCAGTACCAGGCCTAGTTTGCTAGCCAAAGGCAAAATCCAGAATGACCTGTATCTCAGGTTGCTCCAGCAGGAACCATCGAAGAGGATATGACACCGCATGCATCATGTCCACCGACACCGTGAACCGCTCATCCAGGTGGAAGAAATCTTTCTGGGTGAGGTTCGGGTCAAACTTGGTACTCCAGAAACCTGCAGCCAGCCAGAGGGCAGGAGCCATGTAACATAAGAccagcctcctgcctgccttaCCTAAACCCATCCAAGGAACAGCTCCCAGAGGCGCTGGCTGGTTGACATCTGGCGGATCTTAGGAATCTTCCCTAcacttgatttgcatttctccatCCCTCTGTAGCCCCAGTTTTCTCTCAAAGCAGCCTGGCCTCTACGGCTTGAGTTTCCCTTTTCATGTGCCCAGACAATCCCCAGTTTCATGGCCGAGCAACCTCAGAGCGAAGCTTGCAACGACAGGGCGGGGTGGGGCTGTGGGGGTAAGCGGCTTAAGAAGAACAGTGCACCGTGAAAGTGGATGGCATTGAGGAGAAGCAACACGGTGTTATCCGGCAGCTCAGAGAGGAAATCCTCAATCTTCCCCTCTGTGGCCTCCTTCACCCATTGGTTGATGTTCGCCAGGTCTTCCTCCTGCCTTCCAGTCAGTTTCACGGGCTTCGCACCAAAGAGCCTTTCCGATTGCTCCAGGAAATCATCTTTGATGGGAAACCCTGCACGCAATGAGCCACAAGCTCATCCCAGGGGCCTCCTTCACATCCACCAGTGTGTGCTACCCGAGgccaagcccctccccctccccctccccctcccccttgtgCACTAGAGGCAGGGTTCTTGTTGCCACCAGCACCTACCTTTCTGCAGGTATACTCTGGCAGCCAGTCGGATTGTCCCTGGGCCTAGGTTCCggtagaaatggctcagtagatgCGGGAGGCAGGATTCCGTGTTCACGTGCAACACTCGTTGCAAGCTCTGTAGTGTTTGGTTCTGAGCACCTGAAGGGGACCAAGCAGGCTGACGTCCAGGCCACGGGTTCTTTCTGGCCCCACTGCCCACTCCTACCCTCTCATATCCCCATGATGAACATGGCCACAGACTACCATTCTGCTCCCCTCTGGGGATCCACGGAGCCGGATTCTACTTTCATCTCTGCACCTAACAAGCTGGGAAATGTCACCTTGCTCAAGGTATCTTTCTTCCCTGAACAGCAGTGTCTCCCACAGTGAGACACTCGTGTCCACTGGAAGATATTGTAGCTATCAGATTCCTGTGCTAAAATAACTAGGGGGACTGGTCAGTTACCACACTCTTAGCCCTGGACTTCTGACTCAGAGGGTGGTGACGGCTCAGGGACCTGCATTCTACCAAATAGCCACGTGTCCCTGATGGAGGAACCGCCCCCGGACAGCCTCTGCAGCACCGAACCCTCTGTGGTCTCCTAGTTCTTCTGGACAGGTGTGACCCCAGTACCTAGTGCCAGGTGAGAGAGTGCTAGGGCCACACTAAGGGGTGACAGGACAAGGTTGGAGCTGGTGGATGTTTGGGCCACCAAAGAGAACAGGTCAGTAGTAAAGGCCATCATGGCCTGAGACAGCCTGCGAGCATCCTCTGCAGTTGGGGTACTCTTGCAGTCTCCTGGGGACCTCTTGAGGGTAGCATGGTCACCGAGAGCCTACAAGGACAGATCGGGAGTCAGTGAGGTCAAGGGAGTAGCTCCAGGTTCTCACTGCCCTGATGCTACAGGGCAGCAAAGGCCCTTGCTCCAGATCTGAGGAGAGGAGAGTCATGCTGAAGTCCCTCCTACCCCATCCCTTCTGAACCCCTGAACATCAGCCCCATAACTATTGTCtccaccacccccatccccttgCTTCCACTTAtcaggtcctcctcctcctccctctggccCCACCCActcttccccagccccacctGATTGTACCTGGTTGTCCAACTTGAAGAGGGTAGGTGGGGGCAGCTTCTGCTGGGCCTGCTCACTCACTGGCTGTAGcaaggagaaaggagatgaagaaaaggCCCTTCCCATGGGTCCCCATCCAAGACATAGGTGCGCCCCTTTGTCTCTTCCCCCCAAACCTCTCACTTTTGAGTACCTGCTGTCCTGGGAGATCCACGGCGCTCACAGGAGAGAACTGTTGAGAGAAGGGTGAACAGAGGGCTCAGcgttcctccctctcctcccctctggcCTCTCCCAGacttcccctgcccccagcccttcCTTCAGCCTGACTGACCGCTTCCCACTCAGACCTCAGCTCTGTCTCACCATGGAACAGGGACCTTGTAGACAGGACAAGCCGAGTACCAGGAGCCCCTGGAGCAGTGCCATGTTCCTGTATCCAGAACAGGGGGTGGAGGGTTAGTTCCTATCTCACACTCAAGGACCAGGCAGTAGTAGACCGCTCGCTACCCATGGGCTCCTTGTCCGCACCAGGCTGCGGAACCTGGACTCAAAACATAGTAGCTGTGGACCTCGCTCACTCTGAGAGGTGGAACTTCcataagcatgttttttttttcacccgtATAGTTTCTCATTTAGTCTTCATTCTTTTCGTCTTACATTGTGGAtcagtcctgggttcaaatctagAGCGCACGTCTTGCGAGAGGACTTTGTGCATTTCCCTTAATGCCTTTGGCTTTACCCTGTCTTGGTAATGGCAGAAGTCCTTCCTGCTCCCATGTAGATGTTGAGGACCCAAATAAGAGTCTTTGTAAATACTGAGTGTGATGCTTGGCTCCCTTCCTAGCAAAGCCACCTGACCtgttgttcatttcatccagccTTTCTCAGGCTGCCCTGGTCCTACCCAAAGGCTCCGAGAGCTAATCTGGGATGGCAGGGCAGCCAGAAACTGTTTTGTTGACCAATGAATGACTGGCCCAGACACCTTTGGACTTACGGGAACTACAAGCCTCATCCCACTTCTGCTCCAAGTTCTGATCCAGGGTGCTTCGGGGAAGCCCAGctggtggatgggggagggcctCAACCTAGGGCCTTCAATAAGGGCTTCCTTCCCATCCTCAGCCCTTATTTCAGGGACCAGCTCTTCTAAAAGGTCGTCCTTCTGTTATCCCTAGACCTCCATAACTGTGCTCAAGAACCTTCAGCCAGGGCCTTATATCTCCAATCTGGATATATGTTTCTTCCCACCAAGAGTAGGCCTCCAGGTTTTGAAGTTCCAGAGATTTCTCCTGGAGCTGCCTGTACCTCCGCTCCTCACCACCCCAGGACGCTGTGAAGCTGCAGGCTCCCTGAATAAATTCAGCCAGACCCCCCTTGCCAAGGGGGCAGCTCTCCACTTCCTCTGCTGCCCAAGCAGCAGGCTGCACCACCCCTCCATCCTACCTCTTCAGGCTTCTTAGCGCAGCACACGCAGCACACGGTGTTCTCCTGGACCCGCTTGCTCCCCACGCTCCCCCTGGTGCGGccagctctctcctcccacagGACCTTTGCTCTCAGCCAACCCCCGTTCAGCTTGTGTTCTGGGCTGGTAAATATTGACCTGTACATCCGGTTAAACATTGATATGGGGGCCAGAAGACCCTTTCCCACCAAGGCTACCCAGAACCCTGCTTGAGCCTGGAGAAGGGGTTTACAGGAACAGATAGTTGAGGAGGCTGGGCCTGGCCAGGAAGCTCAGGGGGCTGGCCAGCCTTCTAATGATCCCTCAACATGGGGAATTATCCACAGTcagtgaggctcagagaggctgtGTGGCCTGGGTAAGAGCGCAGAGTGGGCTCCAGAGTCACAGCCAGTCTtctccaccactaccaccacagcTACCCCGGGGAAGGGGAGGCTGCAGGAGCCTGTTCACCCAGCTGTAGCCAGCAGGTTCCTGGTTGGCTCCCTCCAGCCTAGGTTCCAAGGTGAGGGGTGGAGAGACCCAGCCTGAGGCCGGCCCTCCCAGGGTCCCATCTCTTCAGCAGTGTTCACTTTTCCCAAGGGTGAGTCATTTGGAAAAACTGACCCGAGGCCACCCAAACCAGAAGCTCTGTATCCAAGGCAGC
This sequence is a window from Mus pahari chromosome 14, PAHARI_EIJ_v1.1, whole genome shotgun sequence. Protein-coding genes within it:
- the Serpinf2 gene encoding alpha-2-antiplasmin, whose protein sequence is MALLQGLLVLGLSCLQGPCSMFSPVSAVDLPGQQPVSEQAQQKLPPPTLFKLDNQALGDHATLKRSPGDCKSTPTAEDARRLSQAMMAFTTDLFSLVAQTSTSSNLVLSPLSVALALSHLALGAQNQTLQSLQRVLHVNTESCLPHLLSHFYRNLGPGTIRLAARVYLQKGFPIKDDFLEQSERLFGAKPVKLTGRQEEDLANINQWVKEATEGKIEDFLSELPDNTVLLLLNAIHFHGFWSTKFDPNLTQKDFFHLDERFTVSVDMMHAVSYPLRWFLLEQPEIQVAHFPLKNNMSFVVVMPTYFEWNVSEVLANLTWDTLYHPSLRERPTKVRLPKLHLQQRLDLVATLSQLGLQELFQGPDLRGISEQNLVVSGVQHQSTMELSEAGVEAAAATSVAMNRMSLSSFIVNRPFLFFIMEDTIGLPLFVGSVRNPNPSALPQLQEQRDSPDNRLVDRNDKADFHGDKTFGPDLKLAPRLEEDYPQFSSPK